A single window of Zootoca vivipara chromosome 17, rZooViv1.1, whole genome shotgun sequence DNA harbors:
- the ANKRD34A gene encoding ankyrin repeat domain-containing protein 34A, with protein sequence MVHPEGSALLKAVWQGKFRLTRLLLEGGAYINEGNTQGETPLIAACLAPYEDPQNKSRMVRYLLENGADPNIPDKMGKSALMHACANGAGAEVASILLAHGAEPSAKDYSGSSALVYAINKGDRGTLQVLLDACKAKGKEVIIITTDTSPSGTKKTKQYLNSPPSPGVEDSRSPALCMSPSDIEVRTSQSPGGIEKEEERDVFNFTMATRLSCSPLPHGKGKEAEEKAPALPPKGRPKQLKRLNSEPWGLVAPSVLAASHQEKARTPEERMTAEMNGLSFSKRPPLSRRHSMEGQESSCLKMAAHQASGEELASLEAAWAEKVHFSHLHQTLARRNTAPETQDGGPSPGSRALVHPKLNCLDHYELDSLCPESMPGSPDSGRVSVERRKYNASPLTLPASSSRESLESIPNAVSPITIRRRAPGLLERRGSGTLLLDHFAHTRPGFLPPLHLNPHPPLRDIRGNGKPSSPAHKGLIPVAPTSPKGKRLLRRHSMQTEQMKQLVSFQSLVAQGDSVAS encoded by the coding sequence ATGGTCCACCCCGAGGGGAGTGCCCTGCTGAAGGCCGTCTGGCAGGGCAAGTTCCGCCTCACCCGCCTGCTGCTAGAGGGCGGGGCCTACATCAACGAGGGCAACACCCAGGGGGAGACCCCCCTCATTGCGGCCTGCCTGGCCCCCTACGAGGACCCTCAGAACAAGTCCCGCATGGTGAGGTACCTCCTGGAGAACGGGGCCGACCCCAACATCCCCGATAAGATGGGGAAGTCCGCCCTGATGCACGCCTGCGCCAACGGGGCTGGGGCTGAGGTGGCCTCCATTTTGTTGGCGCACGGGGCGGAGCCCAGTGCCAAGGATTATTCCGGGTCGTCAGCTTTGGTGTACGCCATCAACAAGGGGGACCGGGGGACCTTGCAGGTGCTCCTGGACGCTTGCAAGGCCAAAGGGAAAGAGGTCATCATCATTACCACAGACACATCCCCCTCGGGGACCAAGAAAACCAAGCAGTACCTGAACTCGCCACCATCGCCAGGCGTGGAGGACAGCCGTTCGCCCGCTCTGTGCATGTCCCCCTCGGACATCGAGGTAAGGACCTCCCAGTCCCCCGGCGGCATCGAGAAGGAAGAGGAGCGTGACGTTTTCAACTTCACCATGGCCACCCGGCTCAGCTGCTCCCCTCTCCCGCACGGCAAAGGGAAGGAGGCGGAGGAGAAAGCCCCGGCCCTCCCGCCCAAAGGCCGGCCCAAGCAGCTGAAGAGGTTGAACTCGGAGCCGTGGGGCCTGGTGGCGCCCTCTGTCCTAGCTGCCTCCCACCAGGAAAAGGCCCGGACCCCAGAAGAGAGGATGACGGCTGAGATGAACGGCCTGAGCTTCTCCAAGAGGCCTCCGTTGTCCCGGAGACACAGCATGGAGGGCCAGGAGTCGTCCTGCCTCAAAATGGCCGCTCACCAGGCCTCAGGGGAAGAGCTGGCCAGCCTGGAAGCCGCGTGGGCAGAGAAAGTCCATTTCAGCCACCTGCACCAGACTCTCGCCCGACGCAACACAGCGCCCGAAACCCAAGACGGAGGCCCGAGTCCTGGCTCCCGGGCTCTGGTCCACCCCAAGCTGAATTGCTTGGACCACTACGAGTTGGATTCCCTCTGCCCCGAGTCCATGCCCGGCTCCCCGGATTCGGGCCGCGTTTCTGTAGAGAGGAGGAAGTACAACGCCTCCCCGTTGACCCTGCCGGCCAGCTCGTCCCGAGAGAGTTTGGAAAGTATCCCCAATGCCGTCTCCCCCATCACGATACGACGCCGGGCCCCGGGTCTCCTCGAGAGGAGGGGCTCTGGGACGCTGCTGCTGGACCACTTTGCCCACACCCGTCCGGGCTTCCTGCCCCCGCTCCACCTcaacccccaccctcccctccgcGACATCCGGGGCAATGGCAAGCCCTCCTCCCCGGCCCACAAGGGCCTGATCCCGGTGGCCCCCACTTCTCCCAAGGGCAAGAGGCTACTCCGGAGGCACTCCATGCAGACGGAGCAGATGAAACAGCTGGTCAGTTTTCAGAGCCTGGTCGCCCAAGGGGACTCGGTGGCCAGTTAA